Sequence from the Clostridium botulinum genome:
TAATTGATATTTTAGATAAAGAAAAAATTAATTATTTTATATATGACGAAATAAATGGTGAACCAACAGATGTGATGATAGATAGAGGTGTAGATTTATATAAAAAAGAAAATTGTAATTACTTATTAGCTGTTGGAGGGGGAAGTTCAATAGATTCAGCTAAAGCAATAGCAATGATGGTAAATAATACAGGTAAAATATCTGATTATATGGGAAAACAAATAGAAAATAAATTACCACCAATAGTTGCAATACCAACAACTGCTGGAACAGGATCTGAGGCAACAAAGTTTACTATAATTTCTGATACTAAAACTGATGTAAAGATGTTAATAAAGGGAAGTTCATTAATGCCAACATTAGCAATTATAGATTCAAGATTTACTATGACAGCACCACCTAAAATAACAGCTGCAACAGGATTAGATGCATTAACACATGCTATAGAAGCTTATACATCTAAAAAGTCTCAACCACTTTCTGATACATTTGCACTATCAGCCATAAAGAAGATATTTAAATATTTACCAATAGCATTTAATGACGGAAAGAATGAAGAAGCTAGAACTCAAATGGCCATTGCAGCATTAGAAGCAGGAATTGCTTTTAATAACTCATCAGTAACAATAGTACACGGTATGAGTAGACCAATAGGAGCATTATTCCATGTACCTCATGGAATATCAAATGCTATGTTATTAAAGGAATGTTTCAATTTTGTATTAGATGGGGCTTATAGTAAATTTGCAGATCTTGCTAGAGCCATTAGAATATCTAATGAAGATGAAGAGAGTGAAATAGCAGCTAGAAAATTTGTAGAAGAAGTGGATAAGCTTTGTAAAATCTTATTTATACCTACTTTAAAAGAGTACGGAATAGATAAAGAAAAGTTTTTCAATAATTTAGATAAAATGGCTAAGGATGCACTAGAAAGTGGAAGTCCTCAAAATACTTTAAAAACAGTTAAACATGATGATATTGTTAAAGTTTATAAATCACTTTGGAGGTGATGAAGATGCCATTAGTAAATATGAATGAACTATTACTAAAAGCAGACAATGAAAATTATGCAGTTGGAAGTTTTAGTGTAGCTAATATGGAAATGATAATTGGTGCTATCAAAGCAGCAGAAGAATTAAATTCTCCAATTATATTACAAATAGCAGAAGTGAGATTAAAACATTCGCCATTAGATATAATAGGGCCATCAATGATAAAAGCAGCAGAAAAAGCTAAAGTACCTGTAGCTGTTCACTTTGACCATGGCTTAACAATAGATAATATAAAAAGAGCATTAAGCTTAGGATTTACTTCAGTAATGATAGATGGATCATCTCTAGATTTTTTAGAAAATATAAAGATAACAAGTTTAGTAGAAAAATTAGCTAGAGATTATGGAGCTGCTGTTGAAGGTGAAATTGGCCATGTTGGAGGTAGTGAAGATGGTAGTGAAGAGGGAAATATAAAAGTTACTGATTTAGAAGAGGCTAGGCAATTTATAAATGATACTGAAATAGATGCTCTTGCGATAGCAATAGGAAATTCTCATGGAGTTTACAAAGGTGAACCTAAATTAAGATTTGATATTTTAACAAAACTACATGATAACTTAAAAATACCATTAGTATTACACGGTGGGTCAGGGATATCAGAAGATGACTTTAAAAAATGTGCAACTATGGGAATAAGAAAAATAAATATAGCAACTGCTACTTTTAATAAAGTAAGAGATTCTGTAAAAAATCTAAATAGTAATTCAAAAGACTATGATTACTTTACTTTGCATGAGACTGAAATACAAGGGGCATATGAGAATGTAAAGAAACATATAAAAATTTTTGGTAGTGAGAATAAAGCAGGACTATAACTTTATATAGAATTATATGTTGAAAGAAAACGTTTTTAAAAAATGCTAAATAGGAGGTTTTAAAGTATGGGATATATTAAATTTCAAAAAGATAGAAAATTTGAGATAGTTCCTATTGGAAGAGTAGCAATTGATTTTAATCCAACAGATATAAATAGGCCACTATCAAAGAGTATGACTTTCAAAAAATATTTAGGGGGATCACCAGCTAATATAGCAGTTGGGCTTTCAAGACTTGGCAAAAAAGTTGGTTTTATAGGTAAAGTTTCAAAAGATCAATTTGGAAAATTTGTAGTTGATTACTTTAATAATGAAGGAATAGATACTTCACAAATAAAGTATGCAGAAAATGGAGAGTCTTTAGGTCTTACATTTACAGAAATAGCGAGTCCAACAGAAAGTAGTATTTTGATGTATAGGAATGGAATAGCTGATTTAGAGTTAGATGTTAATGAGATAGATGAGGAATATATAAAAAATACAAAGGCAATAGTAATATCAGGAACAGCACTTGCTAAAAGTCCATCTAGAGAAGCTGCATTAAAAGCATTGGAGCTTGCTAAAAAGAATGATACAGTTGTAATTTTTGATGTAGATTATAGAGAATATAATTGGAAAAATAAAGATGAAATAGCTATTTATTATTCAATAGTTGGAAAACAAAGTGACATTGTTATGGGATCAAGAGAAGAATTTGATTTGATGGAAAGTCTAATTGTTAAGGAAAAAAGCACTGATGAAGAAAGTGCTAAAAGATGGTTAGGTTTTGGTAATAAAATAGTTGTAATTAAACATGGAAAAGAAGGCTCTACAGCGTATACTAATGACGGAAAATCATATAAAATAAAGCCATTTCCAGTAAAACTCTTAAAATCATTTGGTGGTGGAGATGCATATGCTTCAGCATTTATATATGGAATATTAGAAGAATGGGATATTATGGACGCTTTAGAATTTGGAAGTGCTTCAGCAGCTATGTTAGTAGCAAGTCATAGTTGTTCAGAAGATATGCCAACTGTAAAAGAGATAAATGAATTTATAAAAGAAAAGAAAGAACAATATGGAGAAATGATAGCAAGAGGTTAAGGGAGGGATAATCAAATGGTTCATGAATTACATGATTTACAATATGGTGAAAACGTATTATGTGAAATTAGCGGTAAAAACAAAGATATGTTGATGGATATTGTAGTTGAAAAATTAAGAAAAGATGAAATAAAAGAATACCACAATGCTGAGAAAGAAATAGCAATACTTCTTTTAACAGGAAAGGTTAAAATAGCCTGGAATAAAGATTCTGAAATAATAGAGAGAAAATCTGTTTTTGATGAAGATCCATGGTGTTTACATGTTCCTAAGAATATAAAAGTAACAGTTGAATGTTTAGAAGAAAGTGAATTAATAATACAAAGCACAGAAAATCAAAATGATTTTGAAGCAAAATTATATTCACCTGAGAAGTGTAGAAGTGATATTTTTGGTGAAGGAACTTGGAATGGGACTGCAAGGAGAGTTGTAAGAACAGTATTTGATTATAACAATGCACCATATTCTAATATGGTAATTGGAGAAGTTATAACATTTCCTGGGAAATGGTCAAGCTATCCACCTCATTATCATCCACAACCAGAAGTATATTTTTATAAATTTAACAAAGAACAAGGCTTTGGATTTTGTTTAAATGGAGATAATGCATATAAAATCTCTAACAATAGTTTTTCAACAATAACAGGTGGAGATGTTCATCCTCAAACATCAGCACCAGGATATGCAATGTATTATTGTTGGATGATTAGACATCTTGAAAATAATCCATGGACTGACAGAATAGATGTAGAAGAACACAAATGGCTTTGGGATAAAGACGTTAAAATATGGCCGGATAAGGCATAATCAGAAAAGCAACAGGTCCATTTGCCACTTATTTTTCATCATGTTGCGTCAGTAAATTGACCTAATAGGCCAATTAAGTGGCAATTTGAAAATATACATTGCAATTTTAGACTTGTTATTTAAGTTTATGTGTCTAAATAATTATGAGAAGGTGAGTTTATGAAGAGTACAAAAATGACAACAGCACAAGCGCTGGTTAGATTTTTAGATAATCAATATGTTTCATTTGATGGAAAAGAAGAAAAGTTTGTTCATGGAATATTTACTATCTTTGGTCATGGAATAGTGGTGGGTTTAGGACAAGCACTTGACGAGAATACAAGAGATTTAAAAGTTTATCAAGGAAGAAATGAGCAAGGCATGGCACATGCAGCAACTGCATTTGCTAAGCAAAATAATAGAAGAAAAATTATAGCTTGTTCTTCATCAATAGGACCAGGAGCTGCAAATATGGTCACAGCAGCAGCAACAGCAACAGTAAATAATATACCATTACTTTTACTTCCAGGTGATTCATTTGCAACTAGACAACCAGATCCAGTGCTTCAACAAATTGAGCAATCTTATAATCTTGGAATCACTACAAATGATGTATTTAAGCCTGTATGCAAGTATTGGGATAGAGTAAATAGACCTGAACAATTAATGTCTGCAATGATCAATGCAATGAGAGTATTGACTGATCCAGCTGAAACAGGAGCAGTATGTATATCACTTCCACAGGATGTTCAAGGAGAAAGTTTTGAGTTTCCAGAATATTTCTTTAAAAAACGTGTTCACAAAATTACTAGACCTTTAGCTGTAGAAGAGGAATTTTATGAATGCTTAAATATAATAAAAAACAAAAAGAAACCTATAATAATTTGTGGTGGTGGAGTAAGGTATTCAGAAGCTGGAGATGCATTATCTAAATTTGCTAATAAATTTAATATACCTATAGGAGAAACACAAGCGGGGAAAAGCTCAATAAAATCAAGTGATCCTATGAACTTAGGTGGTATTGGAGTTACAGGAAATTTAGCATCAAATATCATAGCTAAAGATGCTGATTTAGTAATCGGAGTTGGCACAAGATTTTCAGATTTTACAACTGCATCAAAATCATTGTTTAAAAATCCAGATGTAGAATTTGTAACAATTAATTTATCAAAATTTCATGCTAGTAAATTGGACTCATGTAAGATGGTTGGAGATGCTAAAGAATGTTTAGAATATCTTCATAAATTACTTGAAAAAGAAAATTATATTTCTTCATATAAAGATGAGATAAAAGATGCAAAAATTGCATGGAAAGAAGAAATGAAAAGACTAACTAATATAAAATATGAAGAGAATTTTGAGCCAATTATAAAATTTAGAAATAAAGAAAGCTTAGAAGAATTTAAAAAATTAACTGATACAACAATAACTCAAACATCTGCATTAGGATTAATTAGAGAATGTATTGATGATGATTCAATTATTGTTGGAGCATCAGGAAGTTTACCAGGAGATCTTCAAAGAATGTGGGAAACAGAATCTTTAAATTCTTATCATATGGAATACGGATACTCATGTATGGGATATGAAATAGCGGCAGGATTTGGTGCAAAGTTAGCAGATCCAGAAAAAGAAGTTTATTCAATTTTAGGTGATGGAAGTTATTTAATGTTACATTCAGAACTTATAACTTCAATTCAAGAGAATAAAAAAGTAAATGTATTATTATTTGATAACTGTGGATTTGGTTGTATAAATAACTTACAAATGTCTAATGGAATAGGAAATTTAGCAACTGAATTTAGATATAGAAATAGTGAAACAAATAAACTTAATGGTAAATTAATACCAATAGATTTTGCAAAAGCAGCTGAGGGATATGGTTTAAAAACATACACAGCTAAAAACTTAGAAGAATTAAAGAATGCATTAATAGATGCAAAAAAACAAAAGGTTTCTACTTTAATTGATATTAAAGTATTACCTAAAACTATGACTGATGGGTATGAATCGTGGTGGCATGTAGGATTAGCTGAAGTATCAGAAAAAGAATCTGTTAATGAGGCTTTTAAAAATAGTAAAAAAATATTAAAAGGTGCAAGAAAATATTAAGAGGGAGATGTTTTATATGTTAAAAGTTGGAATCATTGGAGCAGGAAGAATAGGTAAAGTTCATGGAGAAAGTATTTCTAAATACGTTAAGAATGCAGAAGTAAAGGCAATCGCAGATGTATTTTTAAATGAGGACACTAAAAAATGGGCTGAAGAAATGGGAATAGATAATGTTTATAATGACTACAAGAAAATTCTTGAGGATCCAGAAATAGATGCGGTACTTATATGTTCATCAACAGATACTCATTCACCAATTTCTATAGAAGCTATAAGAGCTGGCAAGCATGTATTCTGTGAAAAACCAATTGATCATGAATTAAGTAGAATTAAAGAAGTTATAGATGAACTTAAGAAATCAAATGTTAAATACCAAGTAGGATTTAATAGAAGATATGACCATAATTTTAAAGCAGTTAGAGAAGCTGTTGTAGAAGGTAAAATTGGAGAACCACACATTCTTAAAATAACTTCAAGAGATCCAGAACCACCATCAATAGATTACGTTAAAGTTTCAGGTGGGCTGTTCCTTGATATGGCTATTCATGATTTTGATATGGCTAGATATCTTTTAGGAAATGATGTTGAAGAAGTTTATGCAGCTGGAAATGTATTAGTAGATAAAGCTATTGGAGAAGCAGGAGATATAGATACTGCAATAGTTACATTAAAAATGGAAAATGGAGCAATGGCTGTAATTGATAACTCAAGACAATCAGCTTATGGATATGACCAAAGAGCAGAAGTATTTGGATCACTTGGACAAGTAGCTGTAGCTAATGATAGTACTTCAAGTGCAGTTGTATCAACAAAGGATGGAGTAAATGGAGAAAAACCACTATTCTTCTTCTTAGAAAGATATATGCAAGCTTATGCAGAGGAAATAACTGAATTTATTGATGCAATTGTAAATGATACAGAAGTTTGTGTAAATGCTGATGATGGATTAAAGGCAGTACTAATAGGTAAGGCAGCAACAAAATCTTTAAAAGAAAATAGACCTGTTAAGATATCAGAAATTCAATATTAATATTAAGAGAAAATATATATTTAAAACTTAAAAATTCTGTATATAATTTATGAAAAAATAGTTTAATATTTCGTGAAATTTTAGGGGGAATTAATATGTTTAATAGCGATAAAGTGAAAATAGGAATATGTCCAATTGGTTGGACTAATGATGATATGCCAGATTTAGGGAAAGAAAATACATTTGAACAAGCCATAAGTGAAATGGCTCTTGCAGGATTTAAAGGTACTGAAATCGGAAATAAATACCCTAAAGATGTAAAGGTTTTAAAGAAGGCTTTAGAAATGAGAAATCTTCAAATTGCAAGTGCTTGGTTTAGCTCATTTTTAACTACTAAACCTTATGAAGAAACTGAAAAAGAATTTATAGCTTATAGAGATTTTTTACATGCAATGGGTTCTAAAGTTATAGTGGTTTCAGAACAAGGTCATAGTATTCAAGGGCAAATGGAAACTCCTATATTTGATGGAAAATATCATTTTAATGAAGAAGAATGGAATTTATTAGCTAATGGACTTAATAAATTAGGACAATTAGCAGCTGATAAAGGAATGAAGATTGTTTATCATCATCATATGGGTACTGGAGTGCAAACAACAGAAGAAATTGATAAGTTAATGAGTGTTACTGATGAAAATTTAGTATATTTATTATTTGATACAGGTCATTTAGTGTACTCAGGTGAAAATCCAGTTGAAATACTAAAAAAGTATGTTCACAGAATAAAACATGTTCATTTAAAAGATATAAGACCTGAAATTGTGAGTAAGGTTAAAAATGAAAAATTAAGTTTCTTAAAAGGTGTAAGAGCTGGAGCATTTACAGTTCCTGGAGATGGCTCAATAGATTTTGAACCAATATTTAAGATATTAGCAGAAAATAATTATGAAGGATGGTTAATGATAGAAGCAGAACAAGATCCATCTATTGCAAATCCTCTTGAATACGCAATTAAAGGAAGACAGTATATAAAAGAAAAAGCTAGTATTTAAAGTATTTAATTTATCATTTTATCTTTAGGATTCCATGTTATATTTTATAATAATTAGTATTTTATAAATATATATAATATGGAATCCTTTTATCTTAAAATAGAAGGAGGATTGAAAATGTTTACGTTAATTACCTTTATATTTTTTGTAGTTTTAGTAGGTGTAATATCATTTTACAAGACTAGAGGTTCTAATACTGAATCAGCAGATGGATATTTTTTAGCTGGCAGAGGATTATCAGGTGTTGTAATAGCCAGTTCAATAATGCTTACCAATTTATCAACAGAACAAATAATAGGGTTAAATGGACAAAGTTATATGACTAATATGGGGCCAATGGCATGGGAAGCTACGGCTTGTGTATCATTAGGAATTTTAGCTTTAATATTTTTACCTAAGTACTTTAAAAGTGGAATTACAACAATACCAGATTTTTTAGAGGAAAGATATGATTCAACAACAAAAAGAATAGTATCGTTGTTGCTTCTTTTAGGATATATAGTAACATACATTCCTACAGTACTGTATTCAGGTGCTATAGTTATAAATAAAATATTTGGAATATCAGATATTTTAGGAATAACAACTTTTCAAGCAATAGCACTAACTGGATTTATAATATCAGTAATAGGTTGTATATATGCAGTATATGGTGGATTAAAACTATGTGCTGTATCAGATACCATTAATGGAATAGGCCTGCTTGTAGGTGGCTTAATGGTACCTGTACTTGGAATAATATCAGTTGGACATGGGAATTTTGTAGATGGATTTAATGTTTTACTAGCCAATCCTCAAAAATTAAATGCAATAAATCCAGCAAATTCCCTTTCCCCATTAGTTCCATGGCCAGTTTTAATGACTGGATTATTATTTAATAATTTATTCTATTTCTGCACAAACCAATCAATTGTTCAAAGAGCTTTAGGTGCTAAAAATTTAGAAGAAGCACAAAAAGGAGCTATATATGCAGGATTTTTAAAATTAATAGGACCTTTCTTTTTAGTATTACCAGGTGTAATTGCATTTGCTAAGTATGGAACAAGATTAGAAAATGCAGATATGGCATACCCTACATTATTAATAGATGTGTTACCAAAATCATTATTAGGATTTTTTGCTGCAGTTTTATTTGGAGCTATTATGAGTTCATTTAATGGAGCATTAAATAGTTCAGCTACTTTATTTACATTAGATCTTTATAAACCACTTATGAAACCAAAAGCTAGTGATAAAGAATTAGTTCATATTGGTAGAAAATTCAATATAATAGTTGCAATAATAGCTACATGTGTTGCACCATTTATCTTATATGCACCTACGGGATTATATGGATTTTTACAAGAATGTTTTGGTTTTTATAATGTACCGATTTTAGCAGCTGTAGTTGTAGGGTTTTATTCTAAAAGAGTTCCTAAGATTGCACCTAAAATTGCATTTTTTGTTCATATAGCTTTATATACATTATCAAAATTTTTAATAAAAGATGTTCATTTTCTTTACGTATTGGGAGTTTTATTCCCAACATGTGTAATCGTTATGCTTATAATAGGGAAATTACATCCTAGAGAAAACGATTTTATACAAGAAAATAAAGCAGTAGTTAGTTTAACACCGTGGAAACATGCTAAATTAGCCACTGGAATTATGATAGGAACAATGTGTTTGATATATTTAATTTTCTCACCACTAGGAATAGGTCAGTGGTAAATTATTTATTTTAATGTGCCTTAAAATAAAGAGGCATGAAATTTATCTAAAAAGATTTATTTCATGTCTCTTTATATTAATTTAAAAAATATAAAATTTAAAAGCATTAAATAAAATCTAAAAAATATTTTGGTAAGAGTAAATGGATAAGTAATAAAGCAGGAAGTCAAGGAGAAAATTTAGAAGCATAATTTAAAATTCAAAACTTTCTACTATTACATATCTACTTTAAAACTAAATTTTAGCTATAAATCATCCACATCTTGAACTTCACCGTATCGCACAGTTCCTTCAGAACTAAAACTATCTTTTTTGTCATATTGAATAAATGAACCATCATTGGGTTCTTTAGACTTTTGAGCACATTTGCTACAAGATTGTGCTTGAGTATGTAATAAATCAACAAGTCTTTGTATATTATCCATAAAATAAACCCTCCTTTTAACTTATTAATTATAGTATTCCCTAAAGATTAAATATAATATTAGGAAATATAATCAATAAAAAAATCACCAAGGGGTTCTCAATAATTATTTTTAGTTATTTATAAATATAGTATTAAAAATAATAGTGTGATATACGAATAGCATTAATTATTTGTATATAAAATTTCACCTTCAACAATAGTTTTTAAAATTTTAATATCTTTGATTTTAATAGGTTCTACCATTAATGGATTTTTATCTAGTATTACTAAATTAGCTAATTTTCCTTCTTTTATAGATCCTTTTATATCTTCTTCAAAATATTGATAAGCAGCATTTATAGTAACAGCTTTTAATGCATCTAATGGAGAAATTCTTTCAAATTCCCCTATAATAATGCCATCTTTTGTAATTCTATTTACTGCGCACCAAACAGTAAATAACATATCAGGAGGAACAACAGGACTGTCTTGGTGGAAGGTGAAAGTAACATCTTTATCTAATGTGGTTTTAGCTGGACTTATTCTAAAGGCTCTTATACTTCCAAAGTTTTTTATATGAATATCACCCCAATAATATGTATGAGCAACAAAATAAGATGGAATCATATTAATTTTTTTCATCTCATCTATTTGATCATATCTGACAAGTTGAGCATGTATCATAACTGGACGATTTGTATATTTAATATTGTATTTTTCAATAACATTAATAAAAGAATTTAATAATTGATCAGCAGCAGCATCACCATTACAATGGGTGATAAGTTGCATATTTTCATTAAGAGCTACATGTACAAAATCTTCTACTTCAGAGTTTTTATATATTGGGTATCCACAATAATTATCCTTTGATGATTCATATGGCTTTGTAACCCAAGCAGTTTTACCTTGAGGAGATCCATCTAAAAATAGTTTATAACCACCTATTTTATATTTATTTTTATATTTTTTGATATAATCTTTGTTATTTTTAGCAATATTTTTACTATTTTTTAAATCTACATAACCGATAACATCCACTTTTAATTTTTTTTCATCAGACATGGCTTTTAATAAGTTAAATTCATTATCATTAACTAAACCATCTTGTACAGTAGTAATTCCATAACTTAAATAAATATCTTGAGCTTTATCGATAAGTTTAAGTGTAGTATCTAAAGAAGGCTGAGGGATTTTAGATGCAATGTGAATGAAGGCATTTTCCTCCATATAACCATTAGGTTCATTAGAACCACATACTCTTCCTATATGTCCACCAACAGGATCCTTAGTTTCATTAGTTATATCTAATTCTTTCAATGCTAAAGAATTAGCTACTCCCATGTGTCCTGATGCATGTGCTATTAATATAGGATTAGAAAGAGACGCTTTATCTAAGATTTCTTTTGTAGGATTAGAATTTTCAACTAAATAGTTATTATCATATCCAAATCCAATTATCCATTCATCATCTTTTAGGTTATTGCTTTCTTTAAAAGATTTTAATTTATTAATTATATCATCAAAACTTTTAGCATCATCTAAAGTTACTAAGCTTAATGTATTTGCAAGTGCACTTATATGACTATGAGGATCAATAAATGATGGCATCAAAGTTTTATTATTCAAATCTATCATTTCTGTATTAGGAGTTTTTAATTGAATAATTTCTTCATAGTTACCTATTTTTTGTATTATTTTATCCTTTACAAATATTGAATCAACATATAGCGGATCTTCCATTGTTAAAATGTAGCCATTGTAATATATTTGTTCATTCATAAAATTCACGCCTTTCTAGAGAGAAAATATATTATCGTTAATTATATCTTAATATTATATGCTTTTATATATTATCTGAATTTACATTCAAAATTATAAATAATTTAGAATGATGTAGTAATATTTAAAATAATTAATCATAAAATTATATAGGTATAAATTTAATTAGGAGAGAATGATATGGATTTTAAATATTATGATAAAAAGTTTTTAGAAAATAAAAAAATAATATTAGAAAAAATAGAACAAGGAAAACAAGCAGGAATAAATAAGGTATCAGCAGTGTTTGCTATAAATGAAAATGATGAAATGAAAAATAAGATGGTAAAAGAGATAGCTACATGGTTAATGGAAGATGGATATAAAATATCGCTTAAAGAAGATGAATTAAAGATATTAGTAATAGAATGGGACTAGTATTAAATTTATATAAATATAGTAGTATAATTATATTGTTAAAGGTTTAAACTTTTATG
This genomic interval carries:
- a CDS encoding amidohydrolase, whose protein sequence is MNEQIYYNGYILTMEDPLYVDSIFVKDKIIQKIGNYEEIIQLKTPNTEMIDLNNKTLMPSFIDPHSHISALANTLSLVTLDDAKSFDDIINKLKSFKESNNLKDDEWIIGFGYDNNYLVENSNPTKEILDKASLSNPILIAHASGHMGVANSLALKELDITNETKDPVGGHIGRVCGSNEPNGYMEENAFIHIASKIPQPSLDTTLKLIDKAQDIYLSYGITTVQDGLVNDNEFNLLKAMSDEKKLKVDVIGYVDLKNSKNIAKNNKDYIKKYKNKYKIGGYKLFLDGSPQGKTAWVTKPYESSKDNYCGYPIYKNSEVEDFVHVALNENMQLITHCNGDAAADQLLNSFINVIEKYNIKYTNRPVMIHAQLVRYDQIDEMKKINMIPSYFVAHTYYWGDIHIKNFGSIRAFRISPAKTTLDKDVTFTFHQDSPVVPPDMLFTVWCAVNRITKDGIIIGEFERISPLDALKAVTINAAYQYFEEDIKGSIKEGKLANLVILDKNPLMVEPIKIKDIKILKTIVEGEILYTNN